In Bacteroidota bacterium, the following proteins share a genomic window:
- a CDS encoding CIA30 family protein → MDEIYNFTTHTIIKEWRIVNDGVMGGISKSSLALSDAGHGQFLGHVSLANNGGFASIQLNTTIKISDEKKFIILRVKGDGKRYEFRLKGETWQSESYVHQFNTSGEWENIKLSISEFYPQFRGRKLNIPNFNFESIEQISFLIANKQEEDFELMIDFIRLE, encoded by the coding sequence ATGGACGAGATTTATAATTTCACAACACATACGATCATTAAGGAATGGCGCATAGTCAACGATGGTGTTATGGGTGGTATATCAAAAAGTTCATTGGCGCTTTCCGATGCCGGACATGGACAATTTTTAGGTCACGTTTCATTAGCGAACAATGGAGGATTTGCATCTATACAATTGAACACAACGATAAAAATATCTGACGAAAAAAAGTTTATTATTTTGCGTGTAAAAGGGGATGGCAAGCGATATGAATTTCGTTTGAAGGGCGAAACTTGGCAATCCGAATCATACGTGCACCAATTTAATACTTCAGGAGAATGGGAAAATATCAAGTTATCAATAAGTGAATTTTACCCACAGTTTCGAGGGCGCAAATTGAACATCCCGAACTTCAATTTTGAAAGTATTGAACAAATCAGTTTTTTGATTGCCAACAAACAAGAAGAAGATTTCGAATTGATGATTGATTTTATACGTTTGGAGTGA
- a CDS encoding tryptophan-rich sensory protein, with amino-acid sequence MSKLLIIKLIVSIVLPLGLGSIAGIFTAQSVPAWYATLNRPSFNPPSWIFGPVWTTLYILMGVSLFLIWKQEMSKERNLALFVFVLQLLLNFGWSFIFFYFNLIGFAFIEIILLWFSIILMLVLFYKITPIASYINVPYLLWVTFASVLNGSYYFLNRG; translated from the coding sequence ATGAGTAAATTACTAATTATTAAATTAATTGTATCTATCGTATTACCTTTAGGACTTGGCTCCATAGCAGGAATATTTACTGCTCAATCAGTACCTGCATGGTATGCAACCTTAAACAGACCATCTTTCAATCCGCCTAGTTGGATATTTGGACCTGTTTGGACAACGCTATACATCTTGATGGGTGTTTCATTATTCCTGATTTGGAAACAGGAAATGAGCAAAGAGCGAAATTTGGCACTCTTTGTCTTTGTACTTCAATTGCTCTTAAACTTTGGCTGGAGTTTTATTTTTTTCTATTTCAACCTGATAGGCTTTGCATTCATTGAAATAATTTTATTATGGTTTAGTATTATACTTATGCTTGTGTTGTTTTACAAAATAACGCCTATAGCCTCATATATTAATGTACCATATTTATTATGGGTGACTTTTGCAAGCGTGCTTAACGGAAGTTATTACTTTCTCAACAGAGGCTGA
- a CDS encoding T9SS type A sorting domain-containing protein produces the protein MRILKRVFGFIFSVNFIFGFSFGQSIFPNGKNIYSTALHVHALSNHNGSITPASMQYQNNQANKMNVDAIWFTEHWDFWKQQSAVQFKFNNATILSNGDISIPNGTSTSPKTWKLQKAGGIHSVSFDSQDGFNINFQSNSSSSTYQYVGYNPKNANGSLLQGTAGFVKPMTSHPYALIQVFCTNLPSTGHIRPEITFLLAYHNRGTNVQQKIIYRFVNSFMNATKELLSPNTVLVTVPIAVNVWNSRNLDLYADASLMQDGNDNTLSDYNIKVSTRSLQSTLFKFKFFKICSDDAGQSNLAEERQLANSYSNEYGIKNFVSSEFSPGAAATHINSYYPVDTLPLDVLIDYGNKTNYDLFVQRTAAVGGITSMCHPFGVKYTPQQSDSVLDSRTDSLMNLLVTNNVYGVNMIEVGYAIRGYADMKHHLKLWDKLTNKGRLVYGVGANDNHGGTWKTLNSMSTIIWSQTDDAANLVDALSNGYMYAANMKLWKNKFFFQAGGVPMGARVASPDSVVYLRMSALSLPPNSKVRLTQGLIDSSANVHYIHDALLINPVDSFMLDISQPNFVRIAIYDQYDNPVVISNPIVFYGFNHLRKAQQEVVSLSKFQLSAYPNPAGDFVNLAIDIPQSINNVTITVYDELGRAVIAIPFYEFTSGKNNFTIDTSALKSGLYHISFESKEYRGETNILKQ, from the coding sequence ATGAGAATTTTGAAAAGGGTTTTCGGTTTTATTTTTTCTGTAAATTTTATTTTTGGTTTTTCGTTTGGTCAATCCATTTTCCCTAACGGAAAAAATATTTATAGCACCGCTTTGCATGTGCATGCATTGAGCAATCACAATGGAAGTATAACACCTGCTAGTATGCAATATCAAAACAATCAGGCAAATAAAATGAACGTAGACGCTATTTGGTTTACCGAACATTGGGATTTTTGGAAGCAACAAAGTGCAGTGCAGTTTAAATTTAATAATGCAACCATATTATCCAACGGAGATATTTCTATTCCAAACGGAACATCAACATCGCCCAAAACATGGAAGTTACAAAAGGCAGGTGGCATCCACTCGGTAAGCTTTGATTCGCAAGATGGTTTTAATATTAATTTTCAATCAAACTCAAGTTCAAGCACATATCAATATGTTGGGTATAACCCCAAAAATGCTAATGGATCTTTGTTGCAGGGCACTGCCGGATTTGTAAAACCCATGACTTCGCATCCTTATGCACTAATACAAGTGTTTTGTACTAATCTGCCATCAACAGGACATATAAGGCCAGAAATTACCTTTTTACTTGCCTATCACAATAGAGGAACCAATGTGCAACAGAAAATTATTTATCGTTTTGTAAATAGTTTTATGAATGCTACAAAAGAGTTGCTCAGTCCCAATACCGTGTTGGTTACTGTTCCTATTGCAGTAAATGTGTGGAACTCGCGCAATCTTGATTTATATGCCGATGCATCGCTTATGCAAGATGGAAATGACAATACACTTAGCGATTATAACATCAAAGTATCAACCCGTAGTTTGCAATCTACTTTGTTTAAGTTTAAATTTTTCAAAATTTGCTCTGACGATGCTGGGCAATCGAACCTTGCTGAAGAACGCCAATTGGCAAATAGCTATTCTAATGAGTATGGAATAAAGAATTTTGTTAGCTCTGAGTTCAGTCCCGGTGCCGCGGCCACACATATCAATTCGTATTACCCGGTAGATACTTTGCCGCTTGATGTGCTTATTGACTATGGTAACAAAACCAATTACGATTTATTTGTGCAGCGCACAGCGGCAGTAGGTGGAATTACTTCTATGTGCCATCCATTTGGTGTGAAGTATACACCTCAACAATCTGATTCGGTACTCGATTCAAGAACAGACTCGCTCATGAACCTGCTTGTTACCAATAATGTATATGGTGTAAATATGATAGAAGTTGGCTACGCCATTCGTGGTTATGCCGATATGAAACACCACCTTAAATTGTGGGATAAGCTTACCAACAAAGGCCGCTTGGTATATGGGGTGGGTGCAAATGATAATCATGGTGGTACGTGGAAGACGCTTAATAGTATGTCAACTATTATATGGTCGCAAACAGATGATGCTGCAAACCTGGTAGATGCCCTAAGCAACGGGTACATGTATGCTGCCAATATGAAACTGTGGAAAAATAAATTCTTTTTTCAGGCAGGTGGTGTGCCTATGGGTGCGCGGGTGGCCTCGCCCGATAGCGTAGTTTATTTACGAATGAGTGCCTTAAGCTTGCCACCAAATTCGAAGGTGCGGCTCACACAAGGGCTTATTGATAGTAGTGCCAATGTTCATTATATTCACGATGCATTGCTTATTAATCCGGTAGATAGTTTTATGCTCGATATATCACAACCAAATTTTGTTCGCATAGCCATTTATGATCAGTATGATAATCCGGTTGTAATTAGTAACCCCATTGTTTTTTATGGATTTAATCATTTACGAAAGGCACAACAAGAGGTAGTGAGCCTATCAAAGTTCCAGCTAAGTGCTTACCCCAATCCGGCAGGCGATTTTGTAAATCTTGCCATCGATATTCCACAAAGCATTAACAATGTTACCATTACCGTATATGATGAATTGGGTAGAGCCGTAATTGCCATACCTTTTTATGAATTTACATCGGGCAAGAACAACTTTACTATTGATACCTCTGCACTTAAAAGCGGATTATATCATATCTCTTTCGAGTCGAAGGAATATCGTGGCGAAACAAATATACTCAAGCAATAG
- the recJ gene encoding single-stranded-DNA-specific exonuclease RecJ, with the protein MSKRWVFKPADNDAAVAELTAQLGIHPVLCRLLVQRGITTFEEAKNFFRPNLDQLHNPYLMKDMDKAVERVNAAIAAKERIMVYGDYDVDGTTAVSLMYLFLRSLFANVDFYIPDRYLEGYGVSFAGIDYAKQTGCTLIIALDCGIKAMDKVKYAKEQGIEFIICDHHRPSDELPDAVAVLDPKRNDCNYPYKELTGCGIGFKLAQGIAQNNSIPFSELEQYLDLVAISTAADIVELKGENRILMHFGLKRLNSNPRHGIKAISKVGKIENKILDVNDIVFVIAPRINAAGRIESGKQAVELLISKDVERAGFHGDEIDEKNNTRKELDAITTEQALTMIEQNMDFVNRRSTVVFNPEWHKGVIGIVASRLTDKYYRPTIVLTQTNGHIAGSARSVKDFDIYNAIEACSDLLDQFGGHTYAAGLTMKIENVDAFIEKFERIVAETIEVNSLTKEIEVDAILDFHDITPKFYRILKQFAPFGPGNMAPNFRTNQVTDNGYGRVVGNNHLKISLYQDGVSKLKLDGIGFQLGDHFAHVNKRLPFHIIYHIDENYFNNKTTLQLNIKDIKTELPPSEVIPDTAQHIKVD; encoded by the coding sequence ATGTCGAAACGATGGGTGTTCAAACCTGCAGATAATGATGCAGCTGTGGCAGAACTTACTGCACAGCTAGGCATACACCCTGTTTTATGCAGACTCCTGGTACAACGTGGTATAACCACTTTTGAAGAAGCCAAAAATTTTTTCCGCCCCAATCTTGACCAACTTCACAACCCATACCTGATGAAGGATATGGATAAGGCCGTTGAACGTGTTAATGCAGCTATTGCTGCCAAAGAGCGCATTATGGTTTATGGCGATTATGATGTGGATGGAACTACTGCTGTTTCGTTAATGTATCTATTTCTGCGCAGTTTGTTTGCCAATGTTGATTTTTATATTCCCGACCGTTACCTGGAAGGGTACGGAGTAAGTTTTGCAGGTATCGACTATGCCAAACAAACAGGATGCACCCTGATTATTGCTCTTGACTGTGGCATTAAAGCAATGGACAAGGTGAAATATGCCAAAGAGCAGGGGATAGAATTTATAATTTGCGATCATCACCGACCAAGTGACGAATTGCCCGATGCAGTTGCCGTACTCGACCCTAAACGTAACGATTGCAACTATCCTTATAAAGAACTTACCGGTTGCGGCATTGGGTTTAAACTGGCACAAGGCATAGCGCAAAACAATAGCATACCCTTTAGCGAACTGGAACAATACCTGGACCTTGTAGCCATAAGCACTGCTGCCGATATTGTGGAATTAAAAGGTGAAAACAGAATATTGATGCACTTTGGGTTGAAGCGCTTAAATTCGAATCCACGGCATGGCATTAAAGCAATTTCTAAAGTTGGGAAAATTGAAAATAAGATTCTTGATGTTAACGATATCGTGTTTGTTATTGCGCCACGCATAAATGCTGCCGGACGCATAGAAAGTGGCAAGCAGGCGGTTGAATTGTTGATTAGCAAAGATGTGGAACGTGCCGGATTTCATGGCGATGAGATTGATGAAAAAAATAATACCCGCAAAGAACTGGATGCCATTACTACCGAACAGGCCCTGACTATGATTGAGCAAAATATGGATTTTGTAAACAGACGCTCTACGGTGGTCTTTAATCCAGAGTGGCATAAAGGGGTTATTGGAATTGTGGCTTCGCGCCTTACCGATAAATATTACCGACCAACCATTGTGCTTACACAAACCAATGGACACATTGCCGGTTCGGCACGCAGTGTGAAAGATTTTGACATCTACAATGCCATAGAAGCATGCAGCGACTTGCTCGATCAGTTTGGTGGTCATACCTATGCAGCAGGCCTTACTATGAAAATAGAAAATGTAGATGCCTTTATTGAAAAGTTTGAACGTATAGTTGCCGAAACGATTGAAGTAAATAGCCTGACCAAAGAAATAGAAGTTGATGCCATTTTAGATTTTCATGATATAACTCCCAAGTTTTACAGGATACTTAAACAATTTGCTCCCTTTGGCCCTGGTAATATGGCTCCTAACTTCCGCACCAATCAAGTTACTGATAATGGCTATGGGCGTGTGGTTGGAAATAATCATCTTAAAATTTCGCTCTATCAGGATGGGGTGAGCAAATTAAAACTTGATGGTATTGGTTTTCAATTAGGCGACCACTTTGCGCACGTTAACAAGCGACTGCCATTTCATATTATTTACCATATTGACGAAAATTATTTTAATAATAAGACCACCCTACAACTCAACATTAAAGATATTAAAACCGAACTTCCTCCATCCGAAGTTATTCCCGATACAGCGCAGCACATAAAGGTTGACTAA